The Spirochaetota bacterium genome contains the following window.
CAGGCGCATTCCACCGCGACGATGGAATCGGGGTTCTGGAAAATGATCTGATGCGCCATGTCATAGGGAATGACTGATTTGGCGAGGTCCCGCGGAACAGCCACGTCCTTGTCAAGCTTGACGATTTTTCTGGCGTCCTGCACAAGCATTATCTTGCCGTGGTACCTGCTGGTGAGGAATCTGATAATGGGAATAAAGAGAAATTTATTCCCTTTATTGATTATCTTCCCCACGATAGTGAAGGCCCTCGCGATTATCCCTACGTATACAGATATATACTTCAGGTAGAGATATCCGTCTATTTTCAAATAGAGATTTTTTCCATGGAGATTGAACAACTGTTCCGTCGATGATTTCATGTAACTACCCCTCCCGGTCTATTTTTTGTTAAACAGCCGAACAGGGAATAATCCCTCCGGCTGCTTGATAGTTTGCTCCGAGTTCAGCGGATGCCATGGCATATCGCAACCCAGCATCCATGTGCTTTGAACGCCTTTTGCCCAGAGGCACGACGCTTTTTCATCGAAACATTTGTGGATTCTCTAGTACTCTGACCCGACTGTATGGTAATATAAACAGTATAATATTAACCTGACGTGTCATGTCAGAATAAAGAATTTATATACTCATTGCCATATGTTATTGTGTTTCTTAATGGACCTGACGCGTCAGGTTTTTATCAAAATAGTTATATTCACTTGAAAAAGTCAATAAAAATATATCAATAATTGGGTGATAGGGTGAATATTATCTGTTTGGTATCACAGACAACTCCGAAGTGGTCCTTTTTTTCTTACCTGTCCGGTCAACTACTTTGTTTCCATCATAACGATACAAACATCATCGTTAATTGCCATAGTACCGCAGAAATCGAATAATCCCTGTATGATGGTTTGCACAAGTTCAGATATCGGCCGGTCCCTGTGTTTCAGAATAATATCGTTCATTAACGTATTCTCAAATTCCTCCTGCCGGGAATTCCTGGCCTCCATGAGGCCATCCGTGTAAAAGAGAATTCTATCGCCCGGGTTGAGCACCGTCTCTCCCTCGGTGAAGGCGATTCCAGCCTTAACGCCAAGGAGAATGCCTTCAGAACGGAGCTCCTCCATCGCACCCCCCGCTCGCAGAAGGTAGGGATAGGGGTGGCCACCTCGGGCATACCGGAAGATCCTCGTTCCCGTGTCATAGATTCCGTAAAATGCCGTAAGGAAATTATCCTTCGTGAGACCGATGATTTTATTATTGATGCACGCCATGAATTCACTGCATGAGTGTTTTTCCTGGCCGGCTGTATGCACCAGGGTCTTCACCATGCTGCTTATAAGGGCAGCGGCGACACCGTGTCCCGACACGTCGCTGATGAACACACCGATGCGATTGTCTTCGCCAAACCTTATGAAATCATAAAAATCGCCCCCCAGTTCAGCCAGGGGAATGAAGGATGAATAAAATTCGGCACCATCCACGACAGGCGGTTCCTGGGGAAACAGGTTAATCTGTATTGACCGGGCGAGGAGCAGGTCATGGAAAATCTGGTCGTTTTTTTGCTCGATATAGCGGTAATTCTCCTCAAGCTCACGGGTCTGTGAATCGATTACCGCAGCCTGCCTGAATCGGTTGTAGCGCATCCTGTTCTGGCTTATGGCGAGGGCAACGCAGATGGCCGATACCACGAAGGGCATGGTCAGGAATACCATCCGGGCAACGGCGATTTCAATAGTGAGCAGTATATGGATGGCAAGAACAAGAAGCGGAGCAAGAAGCATCAGCGCGAGGGTCATGACCTCCCCGCGGTAACCCAGGAACACCAGGAAGATCACAATAACGAGCCATAAAACCGCCGCGTCATAGAATTCGGAGCCGGCGGTGATCATGACAATGCCGTTCATCATTAAAACTGAGCTCAATAGAAGAAGTATATAAATGGTCCGCACCAGGGCATGGTGTTTTGGCGGAGCGTTTTTTATCATTACAAGAAACAGTAACGCAAACACAAAGGGAGGTGTCCTAAAAAAAATAATCTGCCAGGGAAGCGAGAAGACAAGCAGGTCCAATAACGCGAAAACAGGAATCAATAGCAGTGCAATGATAGCCCCGATCCGCCCGAGATGTATCATGCGCGAATAGACATATTCTCTGAACCTGCTGTCAATGTCTGTATTGTTGCGTTCATGCATAGATTGATTTTTTATGATCCCCTCACCTGAAGCCGGGATTACTCATCAGGGCCGATAAAAGCGATATACCGGGCCTTATCTGAAATGATTATGGCATTACTGAAGCCCATGGCAAGCAAAAAGTTCCGGACAGGTGCTTTTACTTCTGTGCCGCTTCCACAGGACCCGGTCAGTACTTCTTCTTCCTCAGGAACGGCACCTTTTCCTGCTTGCGGTATACGTATCATATTCATCCGCAGCGCCCCGGTGATGTTTAAAGAAAATGGCGGCAACTACAATTTTATGCGAATAACTATGCAGGAATTGAATAAATGGGCCTGGCATGTCGGATAATTTTTTCTCTTTATGATGCTTTTTTACTTGATTGCTGAGATACTTTGGTGTAATTTTCGCATACAAAATACAGAATACCATGATTATTTACTATGGTCACAATTGATCTGACACTAACTAAAGACCTGACGGAAATGCTGGCAAAAAGCCTTCTCTTCCGTGATCTGGAGGCCATCGGTTCTTATTTGTTAAAGGACTACAGCGCTCATTTATATGGCAGCATACCGAAACATATTACCATTGCGCCGCTGAAAGCGGCAACCATTCTTGTTTCCGAATGTCAATCACGGGGCAAAATCAAGGATCTTCTATCATTTGTAATCGAGTTGGACGGCACGCTGCTCAACGGGAATATCGTCAAGCTTATAGGGCTTGAAAATATTCTCTACCGCCTGTCCCGAACCGGCGTTTATTTTGACTTCATGAAACGGAAATTCATTTCGTCCCATGAGAACAAGGATATAATGCCAGGCTGGGGAGTGCTCCGCGAAGGCAAGGAATATCAGATCATTATCGCATCGATAGACATATGCGGCAACTCCAAGCTTGTTCAGAAGCACAGTCCCTCTGCGATGGAAAAGGTTTATTATAAATTCAACAATTTTTTAAATAAAAGCTTATATCATTATAACGGCCGGGTGTGGTTCTGGGCCGGCGATGGCGGCATAATCGCGTTTCGGAAAGATGACGGCATCAACAACGCGGTGGCATGCTGCATAGAGGTGCTTTTCACGCTGCCATTATTCAATTCAATGCCCGATAAACCGATCGAGGATAACATCGAGCTCCGCATCGGGATGGATGCCAATACCATCAAGTTTTTTAACGATACAGGGCGAATCGTTTCCGATGTCATCAACTATGCCTCGCATCTTGAGAAACAGGGCACATGCCCCAACGGGCTGAGCATATCCCAGGACATCTACAATGAGCTTTCCCGGGGTTTGAAGAGCATGTTCAATCAGGAAATAAAGTTTAAAGATAGAACCGCTTATACCATGTCATACGATTATTTTAAGGCTCTTGAAAACAAGAAAAAGCGCCAGCCAGTGGCGGGACAGCAGTGAGGGACGGGAAACCGTTCGTTTAGTCCCTTGAATAATGCTCATGAGAGACTTCCCCCGGAAGGGGGACTTTGTATTTTGAAAGCGCGGTCGCGTGACCGCGCTTTCAAAAAGGCCGCCTCCACCCGTGAGGGTTTGGGAGGCGGGACAGCTCCAACCATATCATTACTTAAGCCGCGCATCCAGGTGCTTTGAAAGCCTCTTGCCGAGGGACACCACGGTCCAGACCACGGGCGCGCCCAGGGACGACGGGAACACGCTGGCGTCGCAGCAGTAAAGGTCCTTGATCTGCGTCTCCAGGTTGGTGTCCAGCACATGGCCGATGCGGCAGGTCGCGGACGGATGGGCGCCGGCGGCCTTCATCGGATAGACGCTGCTCTCCTTGGCGCCGGCCTTCTT
Protein-coding sequences here:
- a CDS encoding serine/threonine-protein phosphatase; its protein translation is MMNGIVMITAGSEFYDAAVLWLVIVIFLVFLGYRGEVMTLALMLLAPLLVLAIHILLTIEIAVARMVFLTMPFVVSAICVALAISQNRMRYNRFRQAAVIDSQTRELEENYRYIEQKNDQIFHDLLLARSIQINLFPQEPPVVDGAEFYSSFIPLAELGGDFYDFIRFGEDNRIGVFISDVSGHGVAAALISSMVKTLVHTAGQEKHSCSEFMACINNKIIGLTKDNFLTAFYGIYDTGTRIFRYARGGHPYPYLLRAGGAMEELRSEGILLGVKAGIAFTEGETVLNPGDRILFYTDGLMEARNSRQEEFENTLMNDIILKHRDRPISELVQTIIQGLFDFCGTMAINDDVCIVMMETK
- a CDS encoding adenylate/guanylate cyclase domain-containing protein; protein product: MVTIDLTLTKDLTEMLAKSLLFRDLEAIGSYLLKDYSAHLYGSIPKHITIAPLKAATILVSECQSRGKIKDLLSFVIELDGTLLNGNIVKLIGLENILYRLSRTGVYFDFMKRKFISSHENKDIMPGWGVLREGKEYQIIIASIDICGNSKLVQKHSPSAMEKVYYKFNNFLNKSLYHYNGRVWFWAGDGGIIAFRKDDGINNAVACCIEVLFTLPLFNSMPDKPIEDNIELRIGMDANTIKFFNDTGRIVSDVINYASHLEKQGTCPNGLSISQDIYNELSRGLKSMFNQEIKFKDRTAYTMSYDYFKALENKKKRQPVAGQQ